A portion of the Pedobacter cryoconitis genome contains these proteins:
- a CDS encoding metallophosphoesterase: MKRKISLLPFVLFAIFIFLLNWYVLSGLLIISTSSLTTPLFCLFIIAAIGALFLAIRRMSAHGMDLFFKVSSHLLLTLFAAEVVVSLFLFAGDVPRIFTGTGRNIYWVDLSFLMFLLTIVLFIYGMIFGKYNYQVINHVLYFDELPDKFDGFKLAQISDVHAGSFNNPAAVQRGINLINAQKADLFVFTGDLVNNKAEEIKPWISYFSQIKAPYGQFSILGNHDYGDYIKWENDLEKAKNLQQLKAYHQELGFNLLLDNHVEIKKEEQHIILAGVENWGLGFGERGDLPKALAGTGNSEFKILLSHDPSHWEEQVKVFSNKIHLTLAGHTHGMQFGLEAFGIKWSPVKYRYAHWAGIKSENGRVLNINRGFGFLGFSGRIGIWPEITVIELKKTV; this comes from the coding sequence ATGAAAAGAAAAATCAGTCTCCTCCCTTTTGTACTTTTTGCCATTTTTATCTTCCTGCTAAACTGGTATGTACTTTCGGGTTTATTAATTATAAGCACATCCAGCCTCACTACCCCATTATTCTGCTTGTTTATTATAGCAGCTATTGGTGCGCTCTTTCTGGCGATCAGAAGAATGAGTGCCCATGGCATGGATCTGTTCTTCAAAGTCTCCAGTCACTTGTTACTCACACTTTTTGCTGCCGAAGTTGTGGTATCACTTTTCCTGTTCGCTGGTGATGTACCTCGTATTTTTACCGGCACAGGAAGAAATATTTATTGGGTAGATTTATCTTTCCTGATGTTCCTGTTGACAATTGTCCTGTTCATTTACGGAATGATCTTCGGGAAATACAATTATCAGGTCATCAATCATGTCCTTTATTTCGACGAACTGCCAGATAAATTTGACGGGTTTAAACTTGCGCAAATCTCTGACGTGCATGCCGGGAGCTTCAACAATCCAGCTGCCGTACAGCGGGGGATCAATTTAATCAATGCACAAAAAGCTGATTTATTTGTTTTCACAGGTGATCTGGTAAACAATAAAGCAGAAGAAATTAAACCATGGATCAGCTATTTTTCGCAAATCAAAGCGCCATATGGTCAATTCTCCATTTTAGGGAACCATGATTATGGCGATTATATCAAATGGGAAAATGACCTTGAAAAAGCGAAAAACCTGCAGCAATTAAAAGCTTATCATCAGGAGTTGGGTTTTAACTTATTGCTGGACAACCATGTCGAAATTAAAAAAGAAGAACAGCACATCATACTCGCGGGGGTAGAAAACTGGGGACTTGGTTTTGGTGAAAGAGGTGATTTACCAAAAGCACTGGCTGGAACCGGCAACAGCGAATTTAAAATCTTATTATCCCATGATCCGAGTCACTGGGAAGAGCAAGTTAAAGTCTTTAGCAATAAAATCCATTTAACGCTTGCTGGTCATACCCATGGAATGCAGTTTGGCCTGGAAGCATTTGGGATTAAATGGAGCCCTGTTAAATATCGCTATGCACATTGGGCAGGTATTAAATCAGAAAATGGCAGGGTATTAAATATTAACCGCGGTTTTGGTTTCCTTGGCTTTTCAGGAAGAATAGGTATCTGGCCGGAAATTACGGTAATTGAATTGAAGAAAACAGTATAA
- a CDS encoding glycosyltransferase: MPGKQIFQTTKKSRWITFQWVTRMFLIVFIIASACVAYTLLSNHYPNLPIITSTATLSKKQIEQIKKSQRYSDFKISKKKLLQIQEHQKLNRLKHPNNKARINAGFYVNWDPQSLTDLKDHIKQLDMVVTESFFIKNGADTLIDQVNVEAMQVINKHKKVAIAMVSNFSKDRFDGNAIHKLLQNKPLQNRFIANLIKSLKKYGFHGVNIDFEEIKEKSDAPLAAFQKNLYNQLHAQNLIVTQDITPDNDNYNLQTLSAYNDYIFVMAYDQHSESSNAGDVSHQQWVEEQLDKICEKISSEKVILALACYGYDWPDQDVGKNVTYQQAIANASRYGGKIKYNPISANLNYSYTDESGLHHQVFFTDAATNFNLIRKADDWDVAGIAIWRLGAEDPRLWSFISKDLSIDSVRKSGIDIKRLTHIGLNDRIDYSGEGEVLDLVSVPKQGKIDVKLDTQNFVIADQAYVDLPTKYTIRRYGHAEKKIVLTFDDGPDPVYTPQIIDILQKEKVPGSFFVVGIMAEQNMGLLLKEFNLGYEIGNHTFFHPDMSKVGPERVNFELNATRKLIESVTGHSTILFRPPFNADAEPSTSAEILPVAQSRDQNYINIGESIDPQDWRPGITADEIFNAVVKYQDNGNVLLLHDAGGNRSATVAALPRIIKHFKDKGYEFVTIGNLIGKKKDELMPPVVNSGGIGFVTSGNTLFLNVFSYGTLILNYIFIMAIILAMLRSVFIAILAVKQKIASKKDSLLLLKDPAMKVSIIIPAYNEEITVVQTLNSLLKTTYPDAEFIFVDDGSSDRTVELVKEHFSHLSNIKIYTKPNGGKASALNFGIALAEGDFVICIDADTQLKTDAITELMRYFYDEDIAAVAGTVKVGNKINLITNWQSIEYITAQNMDRRAFDILNTITVVPGAIGAFRKQVIQEVGGFTTDTLAEDCDLTMRILRAGYIVKNCDTAIAYTEAPETVDMLLKQRLRWSFGVMQSFWKNRKTLLNKKYGYFGMVGMPNILIYQIILPLFSPLADFFMVLSIITGLFSLSSVNSLTLEGMGSLLSLDNGFGQVFFFYCVFILVDLFFAGIAFRMEKESYKKLIYIIPQRFYWRQLMYLVLFRSVRKALKGELEGWGVLKRTGNVKEQS; encoded by the coding sequence ATGCCCGGAAAACAAATTTTTCAAACCACAAAGAAAAGCAGATGGATAACTTTTCAATGGGTAACCAGGATGTTCCTTATTGTATTTATTATTGCATCCGCTTGCGTAGCTTATACATTGTTATCTAATCATTATCCCAATTTGCCTATTATCACTAGTACCGCCACTTTAAGCAAGAAACAGATTGAGCAGATTAAAAAATCACAAAGGTATTCGGATTTCAAAATTTCTAAAAAGAAGCTGCTGCAGATACAGGAGCACCAAAAACTAAACAGGCTTAAACACCCGAATAACAAGGCAAGGATCAATGCTGGTTTTTATGTGAACTGGGATCCGCAGTCACTGACTGATTTAAAAGATCACATCAAACAGCTGGATATGGTAGTCACAGAATCTTTCTTTATCAAGAACGGTGCTGATACTTTAATTGATCAGGTGAACGTGGAGGCGATGCAAGTCATCAACAAACATAAAAAGGTGGCCATTGCGATGGTTTCTAATTTTAGTAAAGATCGTTTTGATGGAAATGCAATTCACAAGTTGTTGCAAAATAAGCCATTGCAGAACCGGTTTATTGCTAACCTGATTAAATCCTTAAAGAAATACGGTTTTCATGGTGTAAATATTGACTTTGAAGAAATCAAGGAAAAGTCTGACGCACCGCTGGCTGCATTCCAAAAGAACCTGTATAATCAGCTGCATGCACAGAACCTGATCGTTACACAGGATATTACTCCGGACAATGATAATTATAATCTGCAGACCTTATCAGCATACAATGATTATATTTTTGTGATGGCTTATGATCAGCATAGCGAAAGCAGTAATGCTGGTGATGTTTCGCATCAGCAGTGGGTAGAAGAGCAGCTGGATAAAATATGCGAGAAGATTTCTTCTGAAAAAGTTATTCTTGCGCTTGCTTGTTATGGCTATGATTGGCCGGATCAGGATGTTGGAAAAAATGTTACTTATCAGCAGGCCATTGCCAATGCAAGCAGATATGGTGGGAAAATTAAGTATAATCCAATTTCAGCGAATCTGAACTATAGTTACACAGATGAATCGGGTTTACATCACCAGGTGTTTTTTACAGATGCTGCAACGAATTTTAACCTGATCAGAAAAGCTGATGACTGGGATGTTGCGGGTATCGCAATCTGGCGTTTGGGTGCTGAAGATCCAAGGTTGTGGTCTTTCATTTCTAAAGATCTGAGTATTGATTCGGTAAGAAAAAGTGGAATAGATATCAAAAGATTGACCCACATTGGATTAAATGATAGAATCGATTATTCTGGTGAAGGTGAAGTGCTGGATTTAGTCTCTGTACCTAAACAGGGTAAGATTGATGTGAAATTGGATACCCAGAATTTTGTGATTGCAGATCAGGCTTATGTGGACCTGCCTACAAAATATACCATTCGCAGATATGGGCATGCAGAGAAGAAAATTGTATTGACTTTTGATGATGGGCCTGATCCGGTTTATACGCCTCAGATCATTGATATCTTGCAAAAAGAAAAGGTACCAGGCAGTTTCTTTGTGGTTGGGATTATGGCCGAGCAGAATATGGGCCTTTTACTGAAAGAATTTAACCTGGGTTATGAAATTGGTAACCATACTTTCTTCCATCCCGATATGTCTAAAGTAGGGCCGGAAAGAGTAAATTTTGAGTTGAATGCAACAAGAAAGCTAATTGAGTCTGTAACCGGGCATAGTACAATTCTGTTCAGGCCTCCGTTTAATGCGGATGCAGAGCCTTCAACTTCGGCAGAGATTCTTCCGGTGGCACAGAGCAGGGATCAGAATTATATCAACATCGGAGAGTCTATTGACCCTCAGGATTGGCGTCCGGGAATTACTGCGGATGAAATTTTTAATGCTGTTGTGAAATACCAGGATAACGGGAATGTGTTGCTGTTGCATGATGCTGGTGGTAACCGTTCAGCAACTGTAGCAGCTTTACCAAGAATTATTAAACATTTCAAAGATAAAGGTTATGAATTCGTAACGATCGGAAACCTGATTGGTAAGAAAAAAGATGAGCTGATGCCGCCGGTTGTTAATTCAGGTGGAATTGGTTTTGTCACTTCTGGAAATACATTGTTCCTGAATGTGTTTTCTTACGGAACACTGATTTTGAACTACATCTTTATCATGGCCATTATCCTGGCCATGCTGAGAAGTGTTTTTATTGCTATTCTAGCTGTTAAACAGAAAATAGCAAGCAAAAAGGACAGCCTGCTTTTATTGAAAGACCCTGCGATGAAAGTGAGTATTATCATCCCTGCCTATAATGAAGAGATAACTGTAGTACAAACTTTAAACAGTCTGCTGAAAACAACCTATCCTGATGCGGAGTTTATCTTTGTAGATGATGGGTCTTCAGATCGTACTGTGGAACTGGTTAAAGAACATTTCAGCCACCTGTCAAACATTAAAATATATACTAAGCCAAATGGGGGTAAAGCTTCTGCTTTGAACTTTGGTATTGCGCTTGCTGAAGGTGATTTTGTAATCTGTATTGATGCGGATACACAGCTGAAAACTGATGCAATTACTGAATTGATGCGTTATTTTTATGACGAGGATATTGCTGCAGTAGCAGGTACGGTAAAGGTTGGTAATAAGATTAACCTGATTACAAACTGGCAGTCTATTGAGTACATCACTGCGCAGAACATGGACAGAAGGGCATTTGATATTTTAAATACCATTACTGTAGTACCAGGGGCGATTGGGGCTTTCAGAAAACAAGTGATCCAGGAAGTTGGTGGTTTTACAACTGATACGCTTGCAGAAGACTGTGATTTAACAATGCGTATTTTAAGAGCTGGTTATATCGTGAAAAATTGCGATACGGCAATTGCTTATACTGAAGCGCCTGAAACGGTGGATATGCTGTTGAAACAAAGGTTGCGATGGAGTTTTGGGGTAATGCAAAGTTTCTGGAAAAACAGGAAAACACTCCTGAATAAGAAATATGGCTATTTTGGAATGGTTGGGATGCCTAATATCCTGATCTATCAAATTATACTTCCATTATTTTCTCCACTGGCAGATTTCTTTATGGTGCTTTCTATTATCACAGGGCTGTTTTCTTTATCTTCCGTAAATTCACTTACTTTAGAAGGTATGGGCAGCTTACTAAGCCTTGATAATGGTTTTGGACAGGTATTTTTCTTCTATTGCGTGTTTATCCTGGTAGATTTGTTCTTTGCAGGAATCGCATTCAGAATGGAGAAAGAGTCTTATAAGAAACTGATTTATATCATCCCGCAACGTTTTTACTGGAGACAACTGATGTACCTGGTCTTGTTCAGATCGGTCCGTAAAGCGTTGAAAGGAGAGCTGGAAGGCTGGGGAGTTCTAAAACGTACCGGTAATGTAAAAGAGCAGTCTTAG